In Trichocoleus desertorum NBK24, the following are encoded in one genomic region:
- a CDS encoding bifunctional 2-polyprenyl-6-hydroxyphenol methylase/3-demethylubiquinol 3-O-methyltransferase UbiG yields the protein MNTSPLYGFKVLDIGCGALSSYAPSPDGEDLLVHFYNDHPPIAAEILQILGAQVTGIEPRPHNKQEYSHPLSYKHKVMEFSEIGDWLPSAEEKFDVIACLHLFSRSDFLYTYSSPKEITHFFRNFRKAISPQGLLYTSVPLLPASPENQEINQQIFREAGFKVIYEGYYWILEPV from the coding sequence ATGAACACTAGCCCCCTATACGGATTCAAAGTTTTAGATATTGGCTGTGGTGCTCTTTCCTCTTATGCACCTTCTCCAGATGGTGAAGACTTGCTAGTGCATTTCTACAACGATCACCCACCGATCGCCGCCGAAATTCTGCAAATTCTAGGGGCACAAGTCACTGGAATTGAACCCAGACCACACAACAAACAGGAATACTCGCACCCGCTTTCCTACAAGCACAAAGTCATGGAATTCTCGGAGATCGGCGATTGGTTGCCATCTGCCGAAGAAAAATTTGATGTCATCGCTTGCTTGCACCTGTTTAGCCGTTCCGATTTTCTCTATACCTACAGTTCACCTAAGGAAATCACCCACTTCTTCCGTAACTTCAGAAAAGCAATTTCGCCCCAAGGATTGCTATATACCAGTGTGCCCCTATTACCTGCCTCACCCGAAAATCAAGAAATCAATCAACAGATTTTTCGAGAGGCTGGTTTTAAGGTAATTTATGAAGGCTATTACTGGATTTTGGAGCCTGTCTAA
- a CDS encoding ABC transporter ATP-binding protein: METSPAQDCPESCYQHDSSEPGLVQNSCAIALHQVSKVYSNGTIALQDMNLKIAESEFISLVGPSGCGKSTALRIMAGLGAASSGEIAWGAVRAEAKAARKFWQRSSTAKVGPKLAFVFQEAALMPWATVLENVRLPLQLAGMSRLAARAVVAEAIALVGLEGFEQAYPRELSGGMKMRVSIARALVTQPDILLMDEPFGALDEMTRSQLNSDLLSLWGQKRWTVVFVTHNIYEAVYLSNRVVVMAARPGRVVAEVEVAAPYPRSEGFRLSSLFNEYCREVSGALSGGIGL, from the coding sequence ATGGAAACGTCTCCAGCGCAGGACTGCCCTGAATCCTGCTACCAGCACGACTCGTCTGAGCCTGGTTTGGTTCAAAATTCCTGTGCGATCGCCCTGCATCAAGTGAGCAAGGTCTACTCAAATGGCACGATCGCCTTGCAGGACATGAACTTAAAGATTGCGGAGTCTGAGTTCATTAGTTTGGTGGGGCCTTCGGGATGTGGCAAAAGTACGGCGCTGCGAATTATGGCGGGGCTGGGGGCGGCGAGTTCTGGGGAAATTGCCTGGGGTGCGGTGCGGGCTGAGGCGAAGGCAGCGAGAAAGTTTTGGCAGCGTTCATCAACTGCTAAGGTTGGGCCGAAGTTGGCTTTTGTGTTTCAGGAAGCGGCATTGATGCCTTGGGCGACGGTGCTAGAGAATGTGCGGTTACCGTTGCAGTTGGCAGGGATGTCGAGATTGGCGGCTAGGGCGGTGGTGGCTGAGGCGATCGCGTTGGTGGGGTTGGAAGGGTTTGAGCAAGCATATCCCCGTGAGTTGTCGGGGGGAATGAAGATGCGGGTTTCGATCGCGCGGGCGTTGGTGACGCAGCCTGATATTTTGCTGATGGATGAACCGTTTGGGGCGTTGGATGAGATGACGCGGAGCCAACTCAATAGTGATTTGTTGAGCTTGTGGGGTCAGAAGCGCTGGACGGTGGTGTTTGTGACGCACAACATCTATGAGGCGGTGTATCTATCGAATCGGGTGGTGGTGATGGCGGCGCGTCCGGGTCGAGTGGTGGCGGAGGTGGAGGTTGCGGCTCCTTATCCGCGTTCGGAGGGGTTTCGTTTGTCATCGCTGTTTAATGAGTATTGTCGGGAGGTTTCAGGGGCTTTATCTGGGGGGATTGGGCTTTAA
- a CDS encoding sulfite exporter TauE/SafE family protein, protein MPANGLVLAVGGLFSGILAGLLGIGGGTVLVPLLVALGYSPVQAVATSSLAILITSISGTLQNWRMGYFNAKQVLYLGFPALATAQIGVYLASRIPPYVLLAAFGFLLLLNIYLVDLRKRLVAAGGNATHTQINPVMARLGTGGAAGILAGLFGVGGGVIMVPLQILLLGENIKTAIQTSLGVIVITAISACIGHTLAGNVLLTEGLLLGMGGLLGAQISTRFLPKLSDAIVSLIFRGFLGVLSLYIFWQAWQSYSSF, encoded by the coding sequence ATGCCAGCGAATGGGTTAGTTCTTGCAGTCGGTGGTCTGTTCTCCGGGATTCTAGCCGGACTTCTGGGAATTGGAGGTGGTACCGTTTTGGTGCCGTTGCTGGTGGCTTTAGGATATAGCCCCGTGCAAGCAGTGGCGACGAGCAGCTTAGCCATTCTAATTACGTCCATTTCTGGCACTCTTCAGAATTGGCGGATGGGGTATTTCAACGCCAAGCAAGTGCTTTACCTAGGCTTTCCCGCTTTAGCAACGGCTCAGATTGGCGTGTACTTGGCGAGTCGCATTCCCCCCTATGTCTTGCTAGCTGCCTTTGGGTTCTTGTTATTGCTCAACATTTATTTGGTTGATTTGCGAAAGCGGCTGGTGGCTGCGGGCGGCAATGCAACGCATACTCAGATCAACCCCGTGATGGCCCGTTTGGGAACAGGCGGAGCCGCTGGGATTTTGGCGGGATTGTTTGGGGTAGGAGGTGGCGTAATTATGGTGCCTTTGCAAATCTTGTTGTTAGGGGAAAACATCAAAACAGCCATCCAGACTAGCCTAGGAGTGATTGTGATTACCGCAATTTCGGCTTGCATTGGGCATACCTTAGCGGGCAATGTGTTGCTAACGGAAGGCTTGCTCTTAGGGATGGGCGGGCTGCTGGGAGCGCAAATCAGTACTCGTTTTCTGCCAAAACTGTCAGATGCGATCGTTAGCTTGATTTTTCGCGGATTTCTAGGCGTGCTATCGCTCTACATTTTTTGGCAAGCTTGGCAAAGTTACAGCAGCTTCTAA
- a CDS encoding carbohydrate ABC transporter permease, whose translation MTTLDRPPGSQSDEIAVAQQPPKPGFSWQRLGLPIAAVLIAVFCLAPILWQLLTSIKVNTDISAVPTVYFPTRFTLNHYTELFTRRPFLQYVLNSFLVSILSTLLALGLGAPAAYALARMRIPGEKAVLAGVLIVTLFPYILLFLGLLEVVRSLGLGNNYLSLIIPYTAINLPLTILVMRSFFQQLPRDLEDAAKVDGFNTWQMLTQIVLPMTLPALVTTGILTFISAWNEFIFALTFITREDMKTIPVAAAQLGGASIFEIPYGPIAAATVLGTLPLVILVLLFQRKIVQGLTAGAVKG comes from the coding sequence ATGACAACCCTTGATCGGCCCCCAGGCTCTCAATCAGATGAAATAGCTGTCGCTCAGCAGCCACCGAAGCCTGGTTTTTCCTGGCAACGTCTAGGACTACCGATCGCCGCAGTCCTGATTGCGGTGTTCTGCTTGGCTCCCATCCTCTGGCAGTTGCTTACTTCAATCAAAGTCAACACCGACATTTCAGCGGTGCCTACGGTTTATTTTCCCACCCGCTTCACCCTGAATCACTACACAGAGCTGTTCACACGCCGCCCCTTCCTGCAATATGTCCTTAACAGCTTCCTGGTCTCTATCCTCTCAACGCTTTTAGCACTGGGTTTAGGAGCACCCGCTGCCTACGCCTTAGCCCGAATGCGGATTCCTGGTGAGAAGGCAGTGCTCGCCGGAGTTCTCATTGTGACGCTGTTTCCCTACATCTTGTTGTTTTTAGGGCTGTTGGAAGTTGTGCGATCGCTAGGCTTGGGCAACAACTACCTATCTTTGATCATTCCCTACACCGCCATTAACCTGCCACTGACCATTCTGGTGATGCGGAGCTTCTTTCAACAGCTACCCCGTGACCTGGAAGATGCCGCCAAAGTAGACGGCTTCAACACCTGGCAAATGCTGACGCAGATTGTTTTGCCCATGACCTTGCCCGCTCTTGTCACCACTGGCATCCTCACCTTTATTTCCGCCTGGAATGAGTTTATCTTTGCCCTCACCTTCATCACCCGTGAGGACATGAAAACCATCCCTGTTGCCGCAGCCCAACTCGGTGGTGCCTCCATCTTTGAAATTCCCTACGGCCCGATCGCCGCAGCTACCGTCCTCGGCACCTTACCGCTCGTCATCCTAGTGCTGTTATTCCAACGCAAAATTGTCCAAGGACTCACTGCGGGAGCGGTGAAAGGATAA
- a CDS encoding ABC transporter ATP-binding protein — MAKLELQNLNKTYTPKVVPVKDVSLSVEEGEFLTLLGPSGCGKSTILRLIAGLEAPTRGNISIGGRDVSRMSPGDRNIAMVFQSYALYPHLTVYDNIASGLKLRGKLSGEEIRQRISEVSHVLGLDELMSRKPGQLSGGQRQRVAVARALVRRPDVFLLDEPLSNLDALLREHVRAELKQLFESQNTPVVYVTHDQTEAMTLSTKVAVLSNGSVQQLAAPHRIYTHPANQFVAGFVGSPQMNLLTLPCQGNHALLGDAKIPLPPGMTSPKQVVLGIRPEHVALAHTETLPATVQGKLFLVENLGMQNLISVQVPHQQSQIRLRSLLPTDQKWDGDAVTLALPLDTIHWFDVETGDRLNP; from the coding sequence ATGGCTAAACTCGAATTACAAAACCTAAATAAAACCTATACCCCTAAAGTTGTTCCGGTTAAGGATGTCAGCTTGAGTGTGGAGGAAGGTGAATTTCTGACCCTACTAGGGCCATCGGGTTGTGGGAAATCCACGATCCTGCGGTTGATTGCGGGTCTAGAAGCTCCGACACGAGGCAATATTTCCATTGGGGGTCGAGATGTCAGTCGTATGAGTCCCGGCGATCGCAACATTGCAATGGTGTTCCAAAGTTACGCCCTCTATCCGCACCTGACGGTCTACGACAACATTGCCTCTGGCCTAAAACTCCGAGGCAAGCTCTCCGGTGAGGAAATTCGCCAACGGATTAGTGAGGTGTCTCATGTGCTGGGATTGGATGAGCTGATGAGCCGTAAACCGGGGCAGCTCTCTGGAGGACAGCGGCAACGGGTAGCAGTCGCGCGAGCTTTAGTCCGACGACCAGATGTGTTTTTATTGGATGAACCGTTGAGTAACTTAGATGCTTTGCTTCGAGAGCATGTGCGAGCTGAACTGAAGCAACTCTTTGAATCTCAAAATACTCCGGTTGTCTACGTAACTCACGACCAAACAGAAGCTATGACGCTTTCGACCAAGGTGGCAGTACTTTCTAACGGTTCTGTTCAACAGCTGGCGGCTCCTCATCGCATCTACACCCATCCTGCTAATCAATTTGTGGCGGGGTTTGTCGGTAGCCCTCAGATGAACTTGCTGACACTACCTTGTCAAGGTAATCACGCTTTGTTGGGAGATGCCAAGATTCCTTTGCCACCAGGCATGACTAGCCCGAAACAAGTTGTGTTGGGTATCCGACCCGAACATGTGGCGTTAGCCCACACTGAGACTCTCCCAGCAACAGTACAGGGCAAGCTATTTTTAGTAGAGAACCTGGGAATGCAGAACTTAATTAGTGTTCAGGTGCCGCATCAGCAATCTCAAATTAGGTTGCGATCGCTATTGCCCACAGATCAAAAGTGGGACGGTGATGCTGTGACGCTGGCTCTGCCCTTGGATACCATCCACTGGTTTGATGTAGAAACAGGCGATCGCCTCAACCCCTAA
- a CDS encoding carbohydrate ABC transporter permease, whose translation MTTDTIRQREQRTGWILVTPALLLLLLVFAYPIGRAFWESFFTKNLGSELQPVFSGVENYTRMALDGRFWQSLRNTTIFTVASVVLELLIGMGIALVLNQAFRGRGIVRTIAILPWALPTALIALAWTWIFNDQYGVVNDILQRLGLIETGINWLGDPTLAMIAVIIADVWKTTPFISILLLAGLQSISSDLYEAHALDGASAWQSFRQITLPLLMPQILIAGLFRFAQSFGIFDLIAVMTGGGPGGATETVSLYVYSTVMRYLDFGYGAALVVVTFLLLVLAVAIANFLLSKLRARAAGVETR comes from the coding sequence ATGACCACAGATACAATTCGTCAAAGAGAGCAGAGAACAGGCTGGATTCTAGTTACCCCGGCGCTTCTGTTGCTGCTGCTCGTATTTGCTTATCCCATCGGTCGGGCCTTTTGGGAAAGCTTTTTTACTAAAAACCTGGGTAGTGAACTTCAGCCTGTGTTTTCTGGGGTGGAAAACTATACCCGGATGGCGTTGGATGGCCGCTTCTGGCAGAGCCTCCGCAACACCACCATATTTACGGTTGCCTCGGTTGTCTTGGAACTGTTGATTGGGATGGGGATTGCTTTGGTCTTAAACCAGGCTTTCCGGGGTCGAGGGATTGTGCGCACGATCGCGATTCTCCCTTGGGCTTTACCCACCGCCTTGATCGCCCTCGCTTGGACTTGGATTTTCAACGACCAGTACGGCGTGGTGAATGACATTTTGCAACGGCTTGGGTTGATTGAAACTGGGATTAACTGGTTAGGCGACCCCACCCTCGCCATGATTGCGGTCATCATTGCAGACGTTTGGAAAACGACTCCTTTCATCAGCATTCTGTTGTTAGCTGGATTGCAATCTATTTCTAGTGATCTGTATGAAGCTCATGCCCTGGATGGCGCTAGCGCTTGGCAAAGCTTCCGACAAATCACACTGCCGCTGTTGATGCCCCAAATTCTGATTGCGGGGCTGTTTCGCTTTGCCCAATCCTTTGGCATCTTCGACCTGATTGCCGTGATGACCGGAGGTGGCCCTGGAGGGGCGACAGAAACCGTTTCGCTCTATGTCTACTCCACTGTTATGCGCTATCTAGACTTTGGCTATGGAGCAGCCCTAGTCGTTGTCACCTTCTTACTGTTGGTGTTGGCAGTCGCGATCGCCAACTTCTTACTCAGCAAACTCAGAGCCAGAGCGGCAGGAGTAGAAACCCGATGA
- a CDS encoding ABC transporter substrate-binding protein translates to MRQLNRRKFMHYGALALGSSIVAACANNTQPSSSGGSATTGSDQLDKVNYGTNWYAQAEHGGFYQAVAAGIYQAHGLDVTIQMGGPQVNGTQLLMGGAVDFFMGYGSDAIKAIAEGIPKVTVASIFQKDPQVLLAHPGTGRDSLEKIKGSPILISAAANTTFWPFLKSKYGFTDDQKRPYNFNVGPFLADKTLVQQGYLSSEPFKVKQQGGFEPVLILLADYGYDPYSTTIETRKDLVEKQPDLVQRFVDASIKGWYSYFQDPALGNELIKKANPEMTDDQLAYSLEKMKQYGIVVSGDAEKLGIGAMTDDRWKVFFDGMVKAGVFQPDTNYKEAYTLKFINKGVQAYKA, encoded by the coding sequence ATGAGGCAACTGAACCGCCGCAAATTTATGCACTATGGCGCACTGGCGCTAGGAAGCAGTATTGTGGCTGCTTGTGCCAATAACACTCAGCCATCCTCTTCTGGGGGTTCGGCAACGACTGGGAGTGACCAGCTCGATAAAGTCAACTATGGGACTAATTGGTATGCCCAAGCTGAGCATGGGGGGTTTTATCAAGCAGTAGCGGCGGGTATTTACCAAGCGCATGGTTTGGATGTCACGATTCAGATGGGGGGACCGCAGGTTAATGGGACTCAGCTACTGATGGGAGGGGCAGTGGACTTTTTTATGGGATATGGATCAGATGCGATTAAAGCGATCGCGGAGGGCATCCCTAAAGTAACAGTGGCCTCTATCTTCCAGAAAGATCCCCAAGTTCTGCTGGCTCATCCGGGTACAGGGCGTGACTCTTTAGAGAAAATCAAAGGCTCTCCAATTCTGATTTCTGCGGCAGCCAATACAACCTTTTGGCCCTTTTTGAAATCTAAGTATGGCTTCACTGATGACCAAAAGCGTCCTTACAACTTTAATGTCGGGCCTTTCTTGGCAGATAAGACTTTGGTGCAACAAGGATATCTCAGCTCTGAACCGTTCAAAGTTAAGCAGCAAGGCGGCTTTGAGCCAGTGTTGATTTTGTTGGCAGATTACGGCTATGACCCTTACTCCACAACGATTGAGACACGCAAAGACTTGGTAGAAAAACAGCCTGACTTGGTGCAACGATTTGTGGATGCTTCGATCAAAGGCTGGTATAGCTATTTTCAAGATCCTGCACTAGGCAACGAGCTGATTAAGAAAGCCAATCCTGAAATGACGGATGATCAGCTGGCTTACAGCCTGGAGAAGATGAAGCAGTATGGCATTGTGGTCTCTGGTGATGCGGAGAAGTTGGGAATTGGGGCGATGACGGACGATCGCTGGAAGGTATTTTTTGACGGCATGGTGAAGGCTGGCGTGTTTCAACCTGACACCAACTACAAAGAGGCTTACACCTTAAAGTTCATCAATAAGGGCGTCCAAGCTTACAAAGCTTAG
- a CDS encoding Uma2 family endonuclease: MAVQLLRRQFTVTQYHQMVEAGILAEDDRVELIEGEIIEMSPIGRRHAACVNRLVRLFSERLGDRVIVAAQNPVELSDRSEPQPDVALLQPRPDFYEAGHPQPQDILLLVEVADTTVEFDREIKIPLYAKSGVREVWLVDLNQNAIAVYREPSLSGYAQVQQLQRGQMLTVQAITDVSLAVEKLLGQGNNFS; the protein is encoded by the coding sequence ATGGCGGTTCAGTTACTCCGGCGGCAGTTTACGGTGACCCAGTATCACCAAATGGTTGAGGCAGGCATTCTGGCTGAAGATGACCGAGTAGAGCTGATTGAGGGAGAGATTATTGAAATGTCACCGATTGGTCGCCGTCATGCTGCTTGTGTGAATCGTTTAGTGCGTCTGTTTTCTGAGCGGCTAGGAGATCGCGTGATTGTAGCGGCTCAAAATCCCGTGGAGTTAAGCGATCGCTCGGAACCTCAACCAGATGTAGCATTATTGCAACCTCGTCCAGACTTTTACGAAGCGGGCCATCCCCAACCACAGGATATTTTGTTGCTAGTGGAAGTGGCGGATACCACAGTTGAGTTTGACCGGGAGATCAAGATCCCGCTTTATGCCAAGAGTGGAGTGCGGGAAGTGTGGCTGGTGGATTTGAACCAGAACGCGATCGCGGTTTATCGGGAACCGAGTTTGAGTGGTTATGCTCAGGTGCAACAGTTGCAGCGAGGGCAAATGTTAACGGTGCAGGCGATCACAGATGTTAGTTTGGCTGTAGAGAAACTGTTGGGACAAGGGAATAATTTCAGTTGA
- a CDS encoding helix-turn-helix transcriptional regulator → MAEEQESTLVRLRKSHDLTQKQIADALGVTVQTVSNWEVGRAEPKLTIRQFKALLKVLQCSAEELPDNLGPAERS, encoded by the coding sequence ATGGCGGAAGAGCAGGAATCTACGTTGGTGAGGCTAAGGAAAAGCCACGATTTGACTCAAAAGCAAATTGCTGATGCTCTAGGGGTAACTGTACAAACCGTTAGTAATTGGGAAGTCGGTAGAGCAGAACCCAAGCTAACAATCCGCCAATTTAAGGCTCTCCTGAAGGTGCTGCAATGTTCAGCGGAAGAGTTGCCAGATAACTTAGGGCCAGCAGAGCGCTCGTAA
- a CDS encoding ABC transporter substrate-binding protein, which produces MPSQKLFSKLKVFFHKVRRSRFLALWIAGFVLTLCVVVPALSQQPVTLNFLIGAPERPTWEPIIRDFEATHPGIRLNFVEGPNATNAVEDLYTSSFLLGSSPYDLVYMDIVWVPKFAAAGWLTDLSDKVSAADLTDFLEGDVAGGRYQGGLYRMPVRSDAGMLYYRKDLLDAAGLKPPETFTELMQVSQTLQKSKAVPWGYVWQGRQYEGAAAMFVEVLAGSGGFWIDPQTKAVGLDRPESVQAVQFLLDTIQTGISPPGVVTYQEEEARRLFQSGAAAFVRNWPYAWPLANAEDSPIRGKIAIKPMVHAPGQESAACQGGWGWGIAKTTRHPKEAWEAVQYLTSLETQRKVTLSTGYLPSRRSLYNDPEIVRTYDFFPAMLNVLENAALRPPIAQYAQASDVLQRYLSAALTGQMTPQRAMTAAANETRRLLGTA; this is translated from the coding sequence ATGCCATCCCAGAAACTCTTTAGCAAACTGAAAGTTTTTTTTCACAAAGTTCGGCGATCGCGTTTCCTAGCTTTATGGATTGCTGGCTTCGTTCTGACCTTGTGCGTGGTAGTGCCTGCGCTCTCTCAGCAGCCCGTTACCCTGAACTTTTTGATTGGGGCACCAGAGCGACCCACATGGGAACCGATCATTCGAGACTTTGAGGCCACGCATCCAGGGATTCGGCTTAACTTTGTGGAAGGCCCCAACGCCACCAACGCCGTTGAGGATTTGTACACTTCTTCCTTTCTGCTAGGCAGCTCTCCCTATGACTTGGTGTACATGGATATTGTCTGGGTGCCCAAGTTTGCGGCGGCTGGTTGGCTGACGGATTTGTCCGATAAAGTCTCTGCGGCTGACTTGACAGACTTCCTAGAAGGAGATGTGGCGGGAGGACGCTATCAAGGCGGGCTGTACCGAATGCCTGTGCGATCGGATGCGGGCATGCTCTACTACCGTAAAGATTTGCTAGACGCAGCAGGTCTCAAGCCACCTGAAACCTTTACGGAATTGATGCAAGTCTCCCAAACGCTGCAAAAGAGCAAAGCGGTACCCTGGGGCTACGTATGGCAGGGTCGTCAGTATGAAGGAGCGGCTGCCATGTTCGTGGAAGTTCTGGCAGGTTCTGGTGGCTTCTGGATTGACCCTCAGACCAAAGCAGTTGGGTTGGATCGCCCAGAGTCAGTTCAGGCGGTACAATTTTTGCTCGACACCATTCAAACAGGTATCTCTCCCCCCGGAGTCGTCACTTACCAAGAGGAAGAGGCTCGGCGCTTGTTTCAAAGTGGGGCCGCAGCCTTTGTCCGTAACTGGCCTTACGCCTGGCCTCTAGCCAATGCTGAAGATTCGCCCATCCGAGGCAAGATTGCCATTAAACCAATGGTTCACGCTCCAGGTCAAGAGAGTGCTGCTTGTCAAGGAGGTTGGGGCTGGGGAATTGCCAAGACCACCCGACATCCTAAAGAAGCCTGGGAAGCGGTGCAATATCTCACCAGCTTGGAAACCCAACGTAAAGTAACGCTGAGTACAGGCTATTTACCCTCTCGGCGATCGCTCTACAACGACCCCGAAATTGTTCGCACCTACGACTTTTTTCCAGCCATGTTGAACGTGCTAGAGAACGCAGCTTTGCGGCCTCCGATCGCTCAGTATGCTCAGGCATCCGATGTTTTGCAGCGCTATTTAAGTGCAGCTCTGACCGGGCAAATGACCCCACAACGAGCTATGACTGCTGCTGCTAACGAAACCCGCCGATTGCTAGGAACCGCTTGA
- the ndhD1 gene encoding photosynthetic/respiratory NAD(P)H-quinone oxidoreductase subunit D1, giving the protein MTHFPWLSTSILFPIAAALLLPIIPDKDGRTVRWYALIVGLLDFALLVYAFYTQYDFSNPGLQLVESYSWVPQLDLKWSVGADGLSMPLILLTGFITTLATLAAWPVTLKPKLFYFLLLAMYGGQIAVFAVQDMLLFFLVWELELIPVYLLLAIWGGKKRLYAATKFILYTAGGSLFILVAALAMAFYGDTVTFDMRSLMDKHLPVNLQLWLYGAFLIAYAVKLPIFPLHTWLPDAHGEATAPVHMLLAGILLKMGGYALIRMNAEMLPDAHAYFAPILVVLGVVNIIYAALTSFAQRNLKRKIAYSSISHMGFVLIGIGSFTELGMSGAVLQMVSHGLIGASLFFLVGATYDRTHTLILDEMGGVGQQMPKIFSMFTACSLASLALPGMSGFVAELMVFVGFSTSDAYSSTFKVIIVFLAAIGVILTPIYLLSMLREIFYGPENKELTSHEALIDAEPREVFIVACLLIPIIGIGFYPKLLTQVYDSKTAQLTARLRDSVFTVAQRPQSTTASTLPSFLPLGIKAQSLQAPTIGDR; this is encoded by the coding sequence TTGACACATTTTCCTTGGCTCAGTACGAGCATTTTGTTTCCGATCGCGGCAGCTTTGCTTTTGCCCATCATTCCAGATAAGGATGGTCGCACTGTCCGCTGGTATGCCCTAATCGTGGGGCTGCTCGATTTTGCCCTATTGGTTTACGCTTTTTATACGCAATACGACTTCTCCAACCCAGGCTTACAACTGGTGGAGAGTTATTCTTGGGTACCACAGCTTGACCTGAAATGGTCTGTGGGGGCTGATGGCCTCTCCATGCCGCTAATTCTGCTGACAGGCTTTATTACCACACTGGCAACCTTAGCAGCTTGGCCTGTCACCCTGAAGCCAAAACTGTTTTACTTCCTGCTGCTGGCGATGTATGGCGGTCAGATTGCGGTGTTTGCCGTGCAAGATATGCTGCTGTTCTTCCTGGTGTGGGAGTTGGAGCTGATCCCGGTTTACTTACTCCTAGCGATTTGGGGTGGCAAAAAACGCCTCTATGCCGCGACTAAGTTTATCTTGTATACGGCTGGGGGATCGCTGTTCATTTTGGTGGCAGCGTTGGCGATGGCCTTCTATGGCGATACGGTCACCTTTGACATGCGATCGCTAATGGATAAACACTTGCCCGTCAACTTGCAATTATGGCTGTATGGCGCGTTTCTGATTGCTTACGCAGTGAAGTTGCCGATATTCCCACTGCACACTTGGCTACCCGATGCCCACGGTGAAGCGACGGCTCCAGTCCATATGTTGCTGGCGGGAATTCTGCTGAAGATGGGCGGTTATGCCTTGATTCGGATGAATGCCGAAATGCTGCCCGATGCTCACGCCTACTTCGCCCCGATTCTGGTGGTGTTAGGGGTGGTGAACATTATTTACGCGGCGCTCACCTCTTTTGCTCAGCGTAACCTAAAGCGAAAGATTGCCTATTCCTCGATTTCACACATGGGCTTCGTGCTGATCGGGATTGGTTCCTTCACAGAGCTGGGCATGAGTGGAGCCGTGCTTCAAATGGTCTCCCACGGTCTAATTGGAGCCAGCCTCTTCTTCCTGGTGGGGGCTACCTACGATCGCACCCATACGCTAATTTTGGATGAGATGGGTGGGGTAGGCCAACAAATGCCCAAAATCTTCTCGATGTTTACTGCTTGCTCCCTGGCTTCCTTGGCTTTGCCTGGGATGAGTGGATTCGTAGCTGAGTTGATGGTGTTTGTTGGGTTCTCGACCAGTGATGCTTACAGCTCTACCTTTAAGGTGATCATTGTCTTCCTGGCGGCGATCGGTGTAATCCTAACTCCGATTTACCTGCTCTCGATGCTGCGGGAGATCTTCTACGGGCCAGAAAACAAGGAACTCACGTCTCACGAAGCTTTGATTGATGCGGAACCGCGTGAAGTGTTCATCGTGGCTTGCTTGCTGATCCCCATCATCGGGATTGGCTTCTATCCGAAGCTATTGACGCAGGTTTACGACTCCAAGACCGCTCAACTCACGGCTCGCTTGCGTGATTCTGTGTTTACGGTGGCTCAAAGACCGCAATCAACGACAGCTTCGACGCTACCTTCTTTCTTGCCGTTGGGGATCAAAGCGCAATCGCTCCAAGCTCCGACGATTGGCGATCGCTAA